The proteins below are encoded in one region of Phaseolus vulgaris cultivar G19833 chromosome 1, P. vulgaris v2.0, whole genome shotgun sequence:
- the LOC137816291 gene encoding uncharacterized protein, which translates to MEEQKQEETVKRLSGEEEEHKLESESESVQALPSDAVKELLSEGVCARCIFRLFGLHGRVYASPPSLSSLSPTTHQLCTLCFGILQFTCYSDDTQTLLQNHNLPLLIADTVKRHAYQFNTFSLEVSIPPIILHNDNSLRSYMKTKFGSQPWFQENLHTGCISTKDALKFSLIYPLENLLECKSSMGDFRIRLTYTHPKASKGDQKGSDSAQTCKRRKIGESNIDGERPFSNSLENDFSDCGEFLLEKPNEPCHFAFFCYRTPLYFGGRYLKYSRNVSQTCWIIDDERMGEASVEEIIGGNILQSCQGDSFKFHAAGREDIDVRMLGPGRPFLVEVQNARHIPSELFVKDVEKKINNMEKKLVRVKNLKLVGSDGWDLMREGEAEKQKQYAALVWISRPLKDEDFQCISSHKDLKLLQRTPIRVLHRRSPLDREKIIHWMKIEAIAGSSQYFLLHLCTQAGTYIKEFVHGDLGRTHPSIGSILGCRAEILQLDVTDIKMECFLT; encoded by the exons ATGGAGGAGCAGAAGCAGGAGGAAACCGTAAAGCGTTTGagtggtgaagaagaagaacacaAATTGGAATCGGAATCGGAATCGGTGCAGGCTTTGCCCTCCGACGCTGTGAAGGAGTTGTTGTCGGAAGGG GTATGTGCGCGTTGCATCTTTCGCCTCTTCGGCCTCCATGGCCGCGTCTATGCTTCTCCTCCTTCCCTCTCTTCTCTCTCCCCCACCACACATCAACTTTGCACACTTTGCTTCGGGATTCTGCAGTTCACGTGTTATTCAGACGACACCCAAACGCTCCTTCAAAATCACAACCTCCCACTTCTCATTGCTGACACGGTTAAACGACACGCCTATCAGTTCAATACCTTCTCCCTTGAAGTTTCCATCCCACCAATCATTCTCCACAATGATAACTCTCTTCG CTCATATATGAAAACCAAATTCGGGTCCCAACCTTGGTTCCAGGAAAACTTGCATACTGGATGCATATCTACAAAGGATGCCTTAAAGTTTTCTCTAATATATCCTCTTGAAAATCTTCTG GAATGTAAATCGAGTATGGGCGATTTCCGCATTCGTTTGACTTACACTCACCCTAAAGCATCAAAGGGGGATCAGAAAGGGTCAGATAGTGCCCAGACTTGCAAGAGAAGAAAAATAG gtGAGTCCAATATTGATGGAGAAAGACCTTTTAGCAATTCACTTGAAAATGATTTCTCTGACTGCGGTGAATTCCTGCTAGAAAAG CCAAATGAGCCTTGCCATTTTGCTTTCTTTTGCTACAGGACGCCTTTATATTTTGGTGGAAGATATCTGAAG TATTCACGGAATGTGAGTCAAACATGCTGGATCATTGATGATGAAAGAATGGGAGAAGCATCGGTTGAG GAAATAATTGGTGGAAACATCCTCCAATCCTGCCAAGGTGATAGTTTTAAGTTTCATGCTGCAGGCAGAGAAGATATCGAT GTCCGAATGTTGGGTCCAGGCAGGCCCTTTCTTGTTGAAGTGCAAAATGCACGACATATCCCATCTGAACTGTTCGTAAAAGATGTagagaaaaagataaataaCATGGAGAAGAAATTG GTTAGGGTGAAAAATCTGAAACTTGTGGGTAGTGATGGCTGGGACCTTATGCGTGAAGGTGAAGCAGAGAAGCAg AAACAATATGCTGCTTTAGTGTGGATTTCTCGTCCTCTAAAGGATGAAGATTTTCAATGTATTTCTTCACACAAGGATTTG AAACTTTTGCAGAGGACCCCAATAAGGGTGCTACATCGTCGCAGTCCTTTAGACCGGGAAAAGATTATTCATTG GATGAAAATAGAGGCAATTGCTGGAAGTTCCCAATATTTTCTTTTGCACCTATGTACTCAG GCTGGGACCTATATCAAGGAATTTGTTCATGGGGATCTTGGACGCACCCATCCTAG CATTGGATCAATTTTGGGATGCAGGGCTGAAATTTTGCAACTTGATGTCACAGACATCAAAATGGAATGTTTCCTGACATAA